In a genomic window of Fibrobacter sp. UWH4:
- a CDS encoding DUF3857 domain-containing protein: MSNSLFKKFGRIPNFCAPLFGLLVVASLISCAGNGKPLTETEPQPAADESDGGSSYTDDYFDEGSSQNADRSSNKALRQAQGPNSARAFSSDGFNFILPQGGSGDWALVGDESGAHESGVPYEFYNASTGRRAVLVEIELPKGEPMRLMDRAQMEMQAFESSGKKATLAETYPEENFGGTGVFFDVAGKRYDSPYEAVGFVTGAGSRVYTLTLSATDTPLQPGELKNEWKEFFANFSMRETAASEGPELSPNNVQSFDSPTLGYTWAVKDTLWHHWTGIARQNDDPDLVLSNKAEDVSLFVYGATVESDAVNSQDLFKVLLVRLGVDPNNPTLEMHRQKVGDRYAQDFSLTHVVNKFDFYYTGRYFYDDGRGILIVSWTQGVNKKKYAKVMQHGIEGLTVGENPASKNAAADPESAKKLAKFNAAIMSQVGILRLLENQPLVALSYFERANRMDLEEPLYLINCGFVYQMKELYGPGISHFESQRELVQKNGKLLSILGEMYEALFDYGRARECAEAALRYTPNNPEYVINLSDALWGLGQRNQSLVVVQRLYDTQPSSRLGVYLAKTYMGLDQYAEAVDILYQVRRRFGMSVELGSTLMDALMFLGRYEEARAISEETLAKDRNDYKIWTTQGKILFYSRNYRGAEKSLTKALALKPDNEDAKSFLSATKAFLGKADNRTLQKPITPVEERTKNLKGLLSESAKKQGTEGDFPAVVHYNKQTLKAEKGANWVRTDEMLMEILDIRGAAIYREFTFDFLPGFDRIYLNALEVYDSNWNLKQKANLNGAYITYATEIGGQNESQTAHFPLSELEPGDFIYLQFSRTNIENKGMIPYTDFVSSKDVPVGQSSFRIYADTSRFVTEEYGPLEKKAIKGGIEWKIENPVIIRKELYMPVYRDFGAGLMLTGKQEWKNVGEDYQNLIKHQFKQAVSVREKAREVRGSKANDNAVKAIVNFVRHDIRYRDIRFGGHSLIPQTAEVTLKKHQGDCKDMALLLKEMLEAVGIKSYLTAIHLTEEGFAGLPTIQQFNHMILYIPAQGQITERWVDATDKTGNDRPVPLDMEGKVALVINDDSSHVVTTPILEDNQEHQIGIEHRLFIGNDGACEFRDSISLQGKFASVMRNRFFGRDAKEQEKLMEDFLASGIPDVSIGNIRIENLAEFNKPLALIVTYASKGYFGQGGSELKGRFPNVWERSLFKLPKVSKRHHPIRMPHETQFAYKLSVTAANGKTVKITGPKKLNREPDYVSFEKNYDGKNSIKWTTFALYADPAEYNKIREEWTYLLSETSPMIEVK, translated from the coding sequence ATGAGCAATTCTTTGTTTAAAAAATTTGGTCGTATTCCCAATTTTTGCGCCCCGCTGTTTGGGCTGTTAGTTGTTGCATCTTTAATTTCTTGCGCCGGTAACGGAAAGCCGCTGACTGAAACTGAACCGCAGCCAGCAGCAGACGAGAGCGACGGCGGATCCAGCTACACCGACGACTATTTTGACGAAGGCTCGTCGCAGAATGCGGACAGGTCAAGTAACAAGGCCCTTCGGCAAGCTCAAGGACCTAATTCCGCAAGAGCTTTCAGCTCCGACGGATTCAACTTCATTTTGCCGCAGGGAGGCTCTGGAGACTGGGCGCTTGTGGGCGACGAGAGCGGCGCCCACGAGAGCGGCGTCCCCTACGAATTTTACAACGCCAGCACGGGACGCCGCGCGGTCCTGGTCGAAATCGAACTTCCGAAGGGCGAACCCATGCGACTCATGGACCGCGCCCAGATGGAAATGCAGGCTTTTGAAAGCAGCGGCAAGAAGGCGACTCTCGCCGAGACCTACCCCGAAGAAAATTTCGGCGGTACAGGCGTATTCTTTGACGTGGCGGGCAAGCGCTACGACAGCCCCTACGAGGCCGTCGGCTTTGTGACAGGCGCCGGGAGCCGCGTGTACACGCTCACACTTTCTGCCACCGACACGCCGCTCCAGCCGGGCGAACTCAAGAACGAATGGAAGGAATTCTTCGCGAACTTCAGCATGCGCGAAACTGCTGCAAGCGAAGGCCCGGAACTTTCGCCGAACAACGTGCAAAGCTTTGACTCCCCCACACTCGGCTACACTTGGGCAGTCAAAGACACCCTCTGGCATCACTGGACAGGAATCGCCCGCCAGAACGACGACCCGGACCTGGTGCTTAGCAACAAGGCCGAAGACGTTTCGCTGTTCGTTTACGGCGCGACTGTAGAAAGCGACGCCGTCAATTCGCAGGATTTGTTCAAGGTATTGCTCGTGCGCCTGGGTGTCGACCCCAACAATCCCACACTTGAAATGCACCGCCAAAAGGTCGGCGACCGCTACGCACAGGACTTTAGCCTGACTCACGTAGTCAACAAGTTCGACTTCTACTACACAGGCCGCTATTTCTATGACGACGGCCGCGGAATCTTGATCGTGAGCTGGACCCAAGGCGTGAACAAGAAAAAGTACGCCAAGGTCATGCAACACGGTATCGAAGGCCTGACCGTGGGCGAAAATCCGGCCTCCAAAAACGCAGCCGCCGACCCCGAATCCGCCAAGAAACTCGCCAAGTTCAACGCCGCCATCATGAGCCAGGTGGGCATTCTGCGCCTGCTCGAAAACCAGCCGCTGGTGGCGCTCAGCTACTTTGAACGCGCGAACCGCATGGACCTCGAAGAGCCTCTCTACCTGATCAACTGCGGATTCGTGTACCAGATGAAGGAACTTTACGGCCCGGGCATCAGCCACTTTGAAAGCCAGCGCGAACTGGTGCAAAAGAACGGCAAACTGCTCTCAATTTTGGGCGAAATGTACGAAGCCCTGTTCGACTACGGCCGCGCCCGCGAATGCGCCGAAGCAGCCCTCCGCTACACGCCGAACAATCCGGAATACGTGATCAACTTGAGCGACGCCCTCTGGGGCCTCGGTCAGCGAAACCAGTCGCTGGTGGTCGTGCAACGCCTTTACGACACGCAGCCGAGCAGCCGCCTGGGCGTCTACCTCGCAAAGACTTACATGGGCCTTGACCAGTACGCCGAAGCCGTCGACATTCTTTACCAGGTGCGCCGCCGCTTTGGTATGAGCGTGGAACTCGGAAGCACCTTGATGGATGCCCTCATGTTCCTTGGCCGCTACGAAGAAGCCCGCGCCATTAGCGAAGAAACCTTGGCCAAGGACCGTAACGACTACAAGATTTGGACCACGCAGGGCAAGATTCTATTCTACAGCCGCAACTACCGCGGCGCCGAAAAGTCGCTCACCAAGGCACTCGCCTTAAAGCCCGATAACGAAGACGCCAAGAGTTTCCTCTCCGCCACGAAGGCATTCCTCGGCAAGGCAGACAACCGCACGCTGCAAAAGCCAATTACGCCGGTAGAAGAACGCACCAAGAACCTGAAGGGTCTCCTCAGCGAAAGCGCCAAGAAGCAAGGCACCGAAGGCGATTTTCCCGCCGTGGTGCATTACAACAAGCAGACCTTGAAAGCCGAAAAGGGCGCAAACTGGGTCCGCACCGACGAAATGCTCATGGAAATCCTCGACATTCGCGGCGCCGCCATCTATCGCGAATTCACTTTCGACTTCTTGCCGGGATTCGACCGCATTTACCTGAACGCCCTCGAAGTCTACGACAGCAACTGGAACCTGAAGCAGAAGGCGAACCTGAATGGCGCCTACATTACCTACGCCACCGAAATCGGCGGCCAGAACGAATCGCAGACGGCGCATTTCCCGCTCTCGGAACTGGAGCCGGGCGACTTTATTTACCTGCAGTTCAGCCGCACCAACATCGAAAATAAGGGCATGATCCCCTACACCGACTTCGTGAGCAGCAAGGACGTTCCCGTAGGCCAGTCCAGCTTCCGCATTTACGCCGACACCTCCCGTTTTGTGACCGAAGAATACGGCCCGCTCGAAAAGAAGGCCATCAAGGGCGGCATCGAATGGAAGATCGAAAACCCGGTCATTATCCGCAAGGAACTTTACATGCCCGTGTACCGCGACTTTGGCGCAGGCCTGATGCTTACCGGCAAGCAGGAATGGAAGAACGTGGGCGAAGATTACCAGAACCTGATCAAGCACCAGTTCAAGCAGGCCGTGAGCGTGCGTGAAAAAGCCCGCGAAGTCCGCGGCAGCAAGGCAAACGACAACGCCGTCAAGGCCATCGTGAACTTTGTACGCCACGATATTCGCTACCGCGACATTCGATTCGGCGGACACAGCCTGATTCCGCAAACCGCCGAAGTCACGCTGAAAAAACACCAGGGCGACTGCAAGGACATGGCGCTTTTGCTCAAGGAAATGCTCGAAGCCGTAGGCATCAAGAGCTACCTCACCGCCATCCACCTGACCGAAGAAGGCTTTGCCGGCCTCCCGACGATTCAGCAGTTCAACCACATGATTCTCTACATTCCGGCGCAGGGTCAAATCACCGAACGCTGGGTCGATGCTACCGACAAGACCGGCAACGATCGCCCTGTACCGCTCGACATGGAAGGCAAAGTCGCACTCGTCATCAACGACGACAGCAGCCACGTGGTCACCACGCCGATTTTGGAAGACAATCAGGAACACCAAATCGGTATTGAACACCGCCTGTTTATCGGAAACGACGGCGCCTGCGAATTCCGCGACTCGATTTCGCTGCAGGGCAAGTTCGCAAGCGTGATGCGTAACCGCTTCTTTGGCCGCGACGCCAAGGAACAGGAAAAGCTGATGGAAGACTTCCTCGCTTCGGGTATCCCCGACGTAAGCATCGGAAACATCCGCATCGAGAACTTGGCCGAATTCAACAAGCCGCTCGCCCTGATTGTGACTTACGCCTCCAAGGGCTACTTTGGCCAGGGCGGCTCCGAACTCAAGGGACGATTCCCGAACGTGTGGGAACGCAGCCTGTTCAAGCTCCCGAAGGTATCGAAGCGTCACCACCCGATTCGCATGCCGCACGAAACGCAGTTTGCATACAAATTAAGTGTCACAGCAGCGAACGGCAAGACGGTCAAGATTACCGGCCCCAAGAAGCTGAATCGCGAACCGGATTACGTGAGTTTCGAGAAAAATTACGACGGCAAGAACAGCATCAAGTGGACCACCTTCGCTCTCTACGCCGACCCGGCTGAATACAACAAGATTCGTGAGGAATGGACCTACTTGCTCAGCGAAACGAGCCCGATGATCGAGGTCAAATAA
- a CDS encoding GspE/PulE family protein, with protein MMNNNKMNLGQLLLRQGVLDEDQLAHAMAEHKRTGLMLSKILVRLGMVSEETLTNILGSQMQSSTKMRIGEMLLAQGYITQEQLDKALETQKTSGKRLGRTLVDLGYMPEERLVEILSRQFEVPYVKLDNFNIDPNAYTFLPEDMCKQYKVVPLFVQKGEDERRQVRSVMTIAMTDPTNMRTISIVKFKVRMDVDVVMASEADVMKAIERVFAGHGPAEESLADLISESKDSDELETVERGQGGNDEPELSDEEGRQVVKIVTTLIHEAIARKASDIHLEPQETFLKLRYRIDGDLQVMSPIPARLMPQILSRIKLLSKMDIAEKRKPLDGRFTVRYKGSEVDLRVSSFPISLRKRGVCEKIVMRILNPNSGQFPLKDMGFNPRVLKQFIDAINAPNGIVLVTGPTGSGKSTTLYASIREILDSTINISTMEDPVELNIDGVNQGQINNAAGFTFAAGIRALLRQDPDVIMIGEMRDQETSSMAIEAALTGHLVFSTLHTNDAAGAFPRLLEMGLEPFLVSTAIKGVLAQRLVRRICKYCKEPVEISQAMRDEFHLTPDMQFYHGKGCDKCDGSGYKGRCGIYEFLVPNETVRNLIIKRSSGDVIKRAAIQECGMITLRMDGIQKALNGHTTLEQAIGASTADD; from the coding sequence ATGATGAACAATAACAAGATGAACCTTGGCCAGTTGTTGCTTCGTCAGGGAGTCCTCGACGAAGACCAGTTGGCCCACGCCATGGCCGAACATAAACGTACCGGTCTCATGCTCAGTAAGATTCTGGTGCGCCTTGGCATGGTGAGCGAAGAAACGCTAACGAACATCCTCGGGTCGCAGATGCAGTCTTCGACCAAGATGCGTATCGGTGAAATGCTCCTCGCTCAAGGGTACATTACGCAGGAGCAGCTAGACAAGGCTCTTGAAACCCAGAAAACTTCGGGTAAGCGCCTTGGCCGTACATTGGTGGACCTGGGCTACATGCCCGAGGAACGCCTTGTTGAAATTCTTTCGAGGCAGTTCGAAGTTCCGTATGTAAAGCTCGACAATTTCAATATTGACCCGAACGCCTATACCTTCTTGCCCGAAGATATGTGCAAGCAGTACAAGGTGGTGCCACTGTTCGTGCAGAAGGGTGAAGATGAACGCCGCCAGGTTCGCTCCGTGATGACGATTGCCATGACGGACCCGACCAACATGCGCACGATCAGCATCGTGAAGTTCAAGGTCCGTATGGATGTTGACGTGGTGATGGCGTCCGAAGCCGACGTGATGAAGGCGATTGAACGCGTGTTCGCCGGTCACGGTCCTGCCGAGGAATCCTTGGCCGACTTGATCAGCGAATCCAAGGACAGCGATGAACTGGAAACGGTGGAACGCGGTCAGGGTGGTAACGACGAACCCGAACTGAGTGACGAAGAAGGTCGTCAGGTGGTGAAGATCGTGACGACGCTGATTCACGAAGCCATTGCCCGTAAGGCCTCCGATATTCACCTGGAACCGCAGGAAACCTTCCTCAAGCTGCGTTACCGTATTGACGGTGACCTGCAGGTGATGTCCCCGATTCCGGCTCGTTTGATGCCGCAGATTCTTTCGCGTATCAAGCTCCTTTCGAAGATGGATATTGCCGAAAAACGTAAACCGTTGGACGGCCGCTTTACCGTGCGTTACAAGGGTTCCGAAGTGGACCTTCGTGTGAGCTCGTTCCCGATTTCATTGCGTAAGCGCGGTGTTTGCGAAAAGATCGTTATGCGTATCTTGAACCCGAACTCCGGTCAGTTCCCGCTGAAGGATATGGGTTTTAACCCGCGCGTACTCAAGCAGTTTATCGATGCGATTAATGCTCCTAACGGTATTGTGCTGGTGACCGGTCCTACCGGTTCCGGTAAGTCTACCACGCTTTATGCTTCTATTCGAGAAATTTTGGATTCCACCATCAACATCTCTACGATGGAAGACCCGGTGGAATTGAATATTGACGGTGTGAACCAAGGACAAATTAACAACGCCGCGGGCTTTACCTTTGCGGCGGGCATCCGCGCCCTCTTGCGTCAGGACCCGGACGTGATTATGATCGGTGAAATGCGTGACCAGGAAACTTCGTCCATGGCTATCGAAGCTGCTTTGACGGGTCACTTGGTCTTCAGTACGCTCCATACCAACGATGCTGCCGGCGCATTCCCGCGTTTGCTCGAAATGGGCCTGGAACCCTTCCTTGTGTCTACCGCCATCAAGGGCGTGCTTGCCCAACGTCTTGTGCGCCGTATCTGTAAGTACTGTAAGGAACCTGTCGAAATTTCGCAGGCCATGCGCGACGAATTCCACTTGACTCCCGATATGCAGTTCTACCACGGCAAGGGTTGCGACAAGTGCGATGGTTCGGGCTACAAGGGCCGTTGCGGTATTTACGAGTTCCTGGTGCCGAACGAAACCGTGCGTAACCTTATCATCAAGCGTTCTTCGGGCGATGTCATCAAACGCGCCGCCATCCAGGAATGCGGCATGATTACCTTGCGTATGGACGGTATCCAGAAGGCGTTGAACGGCCATACCACGCTCGAACAGGCCATTGGCGCTTCGACTGCCGACGACTAG
- the thiL gene encoding thiamine-phosphate kinase, whose amino-acid sequence MFPDVPEFKFIDSLLKGAAEFKHDAPQRRGWLGVGDDCAIFDGWLVTKDLSVENTHFRLDWSTPEQAVEKHIVSNVSDISAMGGIPKLALLGLCLNRNWSVETRNRVQAALSQGFAKRGIALIGGDTVVGEVGMFSTTLLGVLGDASPDASSGASPDGAFEFPRPLLRSAVKPGNNLFVNGTLGKSGAGLWLLMNHPEAASEFPKLVEYHLSPQICESAGAELIRLGAYGAAMDISDGLSSELNHLAVASGVNLQIEESLLPIDAEVLRLCDRYHLDPLDFALNGGEEYELLFANSCPNSIFEENVRLGKVCRIGNALEKSGAPEVCMLRQDGEFLPVPPRAWSHI is encoded by the coding sequence ATGTTCCCCGACGTACCTGAATTCAAGTTCATTGATTCGTTGTTGAAAGGCGCCGCTGAATTTAAGCACGACGCTCCGCAGCGCCGCGGCTGGCTCGGCGTGGGCGATGACTGCGCCATCTTTGACGGTTGGCTTGTGACCAAGGACTTGTCGGTCGAAAATACGCATTTCAGACTGGACTGGTCGACTCCCGAACAGGCTGTCGAAAAGCATATTGTTTCTAATGTGTCAGACATTTCGGCGATGGGTGGAATTCCGAAACTTGCCCTGCTAGGTTTGTGCTTGAACAGGAACTGGTCCGTTGAAACCCGCAACCGCGTGCAGGCCGCCCTTTCGCAGGGCTTTGCCAAACGTGGAATCGCCTTGATTGGCGGCGACACCGTGGTGGGCGAGGTGGGGATGTTCTCGACGACGCTTTTGGGAGTACTCGGCGACGCATCACCAGACGCCTCATCAGGCGCGTCACCCGACGGTGCGTTTGAGTTTCCGCGTCCCCTTTTGCGTTCGGCGGTCAAACCGGGGAATAATTTATTTGTAAACGGGACTCTCGGCAAGTCCGGGGCGGGGCTCTGGCTCCTGATGAACCACCCCGAAGCGGCATCCGAATTCCCCAAGCTGGTGGAATACCATCTTTCTCCGCAGATTTGTGAATCGGCGGGGGCCGAACTGATTCGTTTGGGAGCCTATGGCGCGGCGATGGACATTAGCGATGGTCTTTCTTCGGAGTTGAACCATCTGGCAGTTGCTTCGGGGGTGAACCTGCAAATCGAGGAATCCTTGCTTCCGATTGACGCGGAAGTCCTTCGCCTGTGTGATAGATATCACCTTGATCCTCTTGATTTTGCATTAAATGGGGGCGAAGAATACGAACTTCTGTTTGCAAATTCATGCCCAAATAGTATATTTGAAGAAAATGTTCGATTAGGCAAGGTGTGTAGAATAGGGAATGCGCTAGAAAAGTCTGGTGCACCTGAAGTTTGCATGCTGCGTCAAGATGGAGAGTTTTTGCCCGTACCCCCGCGGGCGTGGTCGCATATATGA
- a CDS encoding FISUMP domain-containing protein produces MSAMKYSFAAGAAVVAMLTACGDEVTEVTNVDEKASLDIVEKYKELPECEESIYGSLVYAADSSQVYACTSDGWGSLKGEKGDTGAKGDDGKAGENGTNGTNGTNGKDGDDGKDGASCTATALEDGSGIEVKCDGKVVGTIKNGTDGAKGADGTNGTNGKDGEDGKDGESCTTKPVENGIEVSCPGAEPVVITNGDKGENGKSAYELSGTDKTLEEWLASLKGDNGESCTATALQDGSGIEVMCGGKTVGTITNGKDGEDGTSCDIVSDEGGVVTIQCGEGENAKTTKLYKAMCGADPFDPADKFCFKENLYDLCNGEKYDTETQFCAKFNDDAKTEQLYKMVTIAPEGTDYSETWMAENLNYKTENSWCGGGSEATEGDCSVYGRLYTWAAAFGKTEEECGNGGKCNLGDGNVQGVCPEGWHLPSRDEWEKLIVAVDDNITEYTDKNVAGQFLRSKTGGKEPSGINNEDAFGFSALPAGYKEDGRYRYEGYAAYIWSSSENNGYSAHYIYLHFKYEVTYLATCAKYYGFSVRCLKDKPAE; encoded by the coding sequence ATGAGCGCTATGAAATATTCTTTTGCGGCTGGAGCCGCTGTTGTCGCGATGCTTACGGCATGCGGCGACGAGGTAACCGAAGTGACCAACGTGGACGAGAAGGCTTCTCTCGACATTGTCGAAAAATACAAGGAACTGCCGGAGTGCGAAGAGTCCATTTACGGCTCCTTGGTTTATGCAGCCGATTCTTCGCAAGTATATGCCTGTACTTCGGACGGCTGGGGTTCGCTCAAGGGAGAAAAGGGCGACACGGGCGCCAAGGGAGACGATGGCAAGGCCGGTGAAAACGGCACCAACGGTACTAACGGAACAAACGGTAAAGATGGCGATGACGGTAAGGACGGTGCGTCCTGCACGGCGACGGCACTCGAGGACGGTTCCGGCATTGAGGTAAAGTGCGACGGCAAGGTCGTCGGCACTATCAAAAACGGAACGGACGGTGCTAAGGGCGCCGATGGAACTAACGGAACGAATGGAAAAGACGGTGAGGATGGTAAGGATGGCGAGTCCTGCACGACAAAGCCTGTTGAAAACGGTATTGAAGTGAGCTGCCCGGGGGCTGAACCGGTTGTAATTACGAACGGCGACAAGGGAGAAAACGGCAAGAGCGCTTACGAGCTTTCGGGAACGGACAAGACGCTGGAAGAATGGCTCGCCTCGCTGAAGGGTGATAACGGGGAATCGTGCACGGCGACCGCGCTCCAGGACGGTTCCGGCATTGAGGTGATGTGCGGCGGCAAGACCGTGGGAACCATCACGAACGGAAAAGATGGTGAAGATGGCACGAGCTGCGATATCGTAAGCGACGAGGGCGGAGTCGTTACGATTCAATGCGGCGAAGGCGAAAATGCCAAGACCACAAAACTCTATAAGGCCATGTGCGGTGCTGATCCGTTTGATCCGGCGGACAAGTTCTGCTTTAAGGAAAATTTGTATGACCTGTGCAATGGCGAAAAGTACGACACTGAAACTCAGTTCTGTGCCAAGTTCAATGACGATGCGAAAACGGAACAGCTTTACAAGATGGTGACTATCGCTCCGGAAGGAACGGATTACAGCGAGACCTGGATGGCCGAGAACCTGAACTACAAAACGGAGAACAGCTGGTGTGGTGGCGGAAGTGAAGCAACGGAAGGCGATTGTTCTGTTTACGGTCGCCTGTACACCTGGGCTGCGGCGTTCGGGAAGACCGAAGAGGAGTGCGGTAATGGAGGAAAATGCAATCTGGGCGATGGTAATGTACAAGGCGTTTGCCCCGAAGGCTGGCACCTGCCAAGCCGAGATGAATGGGAAAAGTTGATTGTTGCCGTGGATGATAACATTACAGAATATACTGATAAAAACGTTGCGGGCCAGTTCCTCAGGTCCAAGACTGGCGGGAAGGAGCCTAGTGGCATCAACAACGAGGATGCTTTCGGCTTTTCCGCGTTGCCCGCAGGCTACAAGGAGGATGGCCGTTACCGCTACGAAGGCTACGCCGCGTACATCTGGAGTTCTTCTGAGAACAATGGCTACAGCGCGCACTACATATACTTGCACTTCAAGTACGAGGTTACGTACCTGGCCACCTGCGCCAAGTATTACGGGTTTTCAGTTCGTTGTCTCAAGGATAAACCAGCCGAGTGA
- a CDS encoding carbohydrate-binding protein has protein sequence MRFLNKFSGFVPAACIAAGLLSFGAIQANAAPDPNFHIYIAYGQSNMGGTADAQSADKAENPRFKIFATQKCSGKGRNTIGEVYPAVPSLFNCGNTISIADWFGRTMADSMPDVTIGIIPVAVGGASIKLFDQDQYASYLSTAEDWLKNYAKEYASDGNVTKTIIDIAKKAQQVGVIKGFIFHQGETDGGYPDWPKIVKKTRDDILKALDMSSDTVPFVAGELLREGCCYSDRVSKLPNTMDNTYYASSENLGGNGVDRYHFNHDAYVEFGKRYAEQMLKAINRAPVVPEPQKPFKGKPFEIPGKIEAEDFDVPGVGSGNDSYSENDSEDHGGTNYREGTGVDIYKKATGYIVGYNQEGEWLEYTVNVKETGEYSFYASVASANETSGFQMSLDGKNITDVISVPKNEGEDNYDDYNKVRATVNLPAGEHILRFTVTGSWMDVDYFQFGEDEVVCVDECTAFVKPALSHATGAENYRIFDMNGNYLGTVRASGKQELRASAKVLVKNGGTFIAKSRTGSTTIQIK, from the coding sequence ATGAGATTTTTAAACAAATTCTCTGGTTTCGTGCCTGCTGCATGTATTGCTGCGGGTTTGTTGTCGTTTGGAGCAATTCAGGCGAATGCCGCTCCGGACCCGAATTTCCACATCTATATCGCGTACGGCCAGTCCAACATGGGCGGCACTGCCGATGCCCAGAGCGCCGATAAGGCTGAAAACCCGCGTTTCAAGATTTTTGCGACGCAAAAGTGCAGCGGCAAGGGCCGCAACACCATCGGTGAGGTTTACCCAGCGGTACCTTCGCTCTTCAACTGCGGCAACACGATTTCCATTGCCGACTGGTTCGGGCGTACGATGGCCGACAGCATGCCTGACGTGACCATCGGGATTATCCCGGTCGCGGTGGGCGGTGCGAGCATCAAGCTCTTCGACCAGGACCAGTACGCAAGCTACCTCTCTACGGCGGAGGATTGGCTGAAGAACTACGCGAAGGAATACGCGAGCGACGGCAACGTCACCAAGACGATTATCGATATCGCGAAGAAGGCTCAACAGGTGGGCGTCATCAAGGGGTTCATCTTCCATCAGGGCGAAACGGACGGCGGCTACCCGGACTGGCCGAAAATCGTGAAGAAGACCCGCGACGATATCCTCAAGGCGCTTGACATGAGTTCCGATACAGTTCCCTTCGTGGCGGGCGAGCTCCTGCGTGAAGGTTGCTGCTATTCCGACCGCGTGTCGAAACTCCCGAATACGATGGACAATACTTACTACGCGTCGTCCGAGAATCTCGGCGGCAACGGTGTTGACCGCTACCATTTCAACCATGATGCCTACGTGGAATTCGGCAAGCGCTATGCCGAACAGATGCTCAAGGCAATAAACCGCGCTCCGGTGGTTCCCGAACCGCAAAAGCCCTTCAAGGGTAAGCCGTTTGAAATTCCGGGCAAAATCGAGGCGGAAGACTTCGATGTTCCGGGTGTCGGCTCGGGCAACGATTCCTACAGCGAAAACGATTCCGAGGACCACGGCGGCACCAATTACCGCGAAGGGACGGGCGTTGACATTTACAAGAAGGCGACGGGCTACATCGTGGGCTACAACCAGGAAGGCGAATGGCTCGAATACACCGTGAACGTCAAGGAAACGGGCGAATATTCCTTTTACGCGTCGGTCGCATCCGCAAACGAGACTTCGGGCTTCCAGATGTCGCTTGACGGCAAGAACATCACCGACGTGATCTCTGTCCCGAAAAATGAAGGCGAGGACAACTACGACGACTACAACAAGGTGCGGGCGACGGTGAACCTCCCTGCGGGCGAACACATATTGCGCTTTACGGTAACCGGTTCCTGGATGGACGTGGATTACTTCCAGTTCGGAGAGGATGAAGTCGTTTGCGTTGATGAATGCACAGCCTTTGTAAAGCCCGCGCTATCGCATGCGACCGGAGCTGAAAACTACCGCATTTTCGACATGAACGGCAACTATCTGGGAACGGTGCGGGCCTCTGGAAAGCAGGAACTCCGCGCCAGTGCGAAAGTCCTCGTGAAAAACGGCGGCACGTTCATCGCAAAATCCCGCACAGGCTCCACGACGATACAGATAAAATAA
- the efp gene encoding elongation factor P encodes MGTVSTNEFRKKLKIMVDGQPYEIIENQFVKPGKGQAFNRVRIKNLVTGRTLERTWKSGDTVEEADVTFTEMTYLYNDGSTWYFLNNETQETEEISKEALNGCEVWLLDGATVEVTWWKDPKTQATLPIEVIPPTFVDLMIIDAPPAVQGNTSGNVMRECTVETGAKVMIPLFIENNTKIRVDTRDGSYLERAK; translated from the coding sequence ATGGGTACTGTAAGCACCAACGAATTCCGCAAGAAACTTAAAATCATGGTTGATGGTCAGCCGTACGAAATCATCGAAAACCAGTTCGTGAAGCCGGGTAAGGGCCAGGCCTTTAACCGCGTTCGCATCAAGAACTTGGTGACCGGCCGCACCCTCGAACGCACCTGGAAGAGTGGCGATACGGTTGAAGAAGCCGACGTGACCTTCACCGAAATGACTTACCTCTACAATGACGGTTCTACTTGGTATTTCTTGAACAACGAAACTCAGGAAACTGAAGAAATCTCCAAGGAAGCTCTCAATGGCTGCGAAGTTTGGCTCCTCGATGGCGCTACTGTCGAAGTCACTTGGTGGAAGGACCCGAAGACTCAGGCTACGCTTCCGATCGAAGTGATTCCGCCTACCTTCGTTGACCTCATGATCATCGACGCTCCTCCGGCAGTCCAGGGCAACACCAGCGGTAACGTGATGCGTGAATGCACCGTCGAAACCGGCGCCAAGGTGATGATTCCGCTGTTCATCGAAAACAACACCAAGATCCGCGTGGATACCCGCGACGGTTCTTACCTCGAACGCGCGAAGTAA